The Marasmius oreades isolate 03SP1 chromosome 11, whole genome shotgun sequence genomic sequence CTTTCCAGCCTTTCAATCGTTCCGATTCCCTCCCAGAGAGGTTCTTGAAGCCCAGTGGAGCGATTTGAGAGAAAATGATTGGTGTGGGTGATAAAGCCGTGTTGGTTAGGGAAAATGTAGGCGTTGCCGAGAGGTGAGAGTTCCAGTCCCATGGAACCCGTAGGATCTGCAATGAGGATATGCTGAGCGGAGGCAACGCCACTTAAGGACTCCAGCTTGTGAACCGCTGCTTTTAAGGAGGTCGATTGTAGACATAGACGGAGGGCAACATGGATCGGAAGTTTCTTTGCATTTGTTGGATGTGCTCGAATAGCATTGAGACACACCCCCACCGATGCAGAGTTGAATCCTATTTTTCCTACAATTCCTGCCTATACAGGGGTATTAAAAGAACGAGGATTCCTAAAACGCTATCAAGAAATACGCACCTCAGCGACCATGTGAATCTTGGGTAAACCAGGTTGTTCGATCGAGACCATGGCGAGGTTTCCTTGCACTGGCGGAACCCAATCCCAGTTCTGAGCCAAGAATATCTGGCCAGTGGAGGGTATTTTCCAACCTAGACTCGTACAACCATCGGAGAAGAGTCCAAGAGCGATCTCTGATCTCGCATTGAGTGCCACGATGTCTAGGATATCAAGGCCTGCCCCTTCGGCAattccttccatttcttcaTATATATTCGGAGTAAGGGTCGAAATGGTCTCTCGATATTCGTTACTGATATCTCGGACGGCAGTCCAGTTCAAGTTAGATGTCCGCTGAAACATGGCTTCGTAGACTTGTATCTGACTTCGGATCTGCTGTGATAGCCTCTTGCCATGTTCAATGCCAACCTTCTACACGTAAGCGGTCGCCAAGGGAGAGAAATAAGTCCTACTTCTCGAGGAGTTCCTCTGAGTTCAATtcgtggaggtggtggtaaaGGCATATCCGGTTCGGCACCTCTTTCCGGACCGGGATGGAATAGCTTAAGAAACAAATCAGAACAAACAACACACCTTTAGATAAACAGCGCGTCTGACCTTTTGCTCATCGACCATGGCGGATACCTCCACCTACAATCACTTTTATAATTCTTTTGGTGACAATGGATCGCCAGAAAAGCTCGTTATCTCTCCTCTGGATGTGCCTTACAGTCCTGATCTTACTGTTTTCCCTTGCTATTCAGACGATGATTTGGGCGACTTACCCCTCCTATACCCATCATCGTCGCCAGATTCAACTCAGTCAAGTTTGGGATCATCAAACGAAACCATCATCTCTGAGCTTCAGAATCTGATACGTGCTCGTTGTCTTGA encodes the following:
- a CDS encoding uncharacterized protein (MEROPS:MER0004220), encoding MPLPPPPRIELRGTPREVGIEHGKRLSQQIRSQIQVYEAMFQRTSNLNWTAVRDISNEYRETISTLTPNIYEEMEGIAEGAGLDILDIVALNARSEIALGLFSDGCTSLGWKIPSTGQIFLAQNWDWVPPVQGNLAMVSIEQPGLPKIHMVAEAGIVGKIGFNSASVGVCLNAIRAHPTNAKKLPIHVALRLCLQSTSLKAAVHKLESLSGVASAQHILIADPTGSMGLELSPLGNAYIFPNQHGFITHTNHFLSNRSTGLQEPLWEGIGTIERLERVNHLLGDWAKTQKRPVHAETLRQQLFSDTLNAPVSICAQGNPERPIETRSRTLFCIVMKLGREGSPPSAEVVWGRPGNEEETGNNVLKMPWTS
- a CDS encoding uncharacterized protein (MEROPS:MER0004220): MFQRTSNLNWTAVRDISNEYRETISTLTPNIYEEMEGIAEGAGLDILDIVALNARSEIALGLFSDGCTSLGWKIPSTGQIFLAQNWDWVPPVQGNLAMVSIEQPGLPKIHMVAEAGIVGKIGFNSASVGVCLNAIRAHPTNAKKLPIHVALRLCLQSTSLKAAVHKLESLSGVASAQHILIADPTGSMGLELSPLGNAYIFPNQHGFITHTNHFLSNRSTGLQEPLWEGIGTIERLERVNHLLGDWAKTQKRPVHAETLRQQLFSDTLNAPVSICAQGNPERPIETRSRTLFCIVMKLGREGSPPSAEVVWGRPGNEEETGNNVLKMPWTS